The Desulfuromonadaceae bacterium genome includes a region encoding these proteins:
- a CDS encoding cytochrome c3 family protein yields MKSHVWRPLFVVIVLLVVILVFRLFYVPNDFQSGEYGFMYSFHRASNEGEWKAMPVKYRDTGKTNMHEYCGECHGDEVKVRNEDLHGIIACENCHGPAYNHPEDPEKLVIDRSRGLCLRCHTDLPYTTSERKRIPGIDPKEHNVDEECVSCHNPHNPRLEEM; encoded by the coding sequence GTGAAAAGTCATGTTTGGCGACCGCTCTTTGTGGTCATCGTTCTGCTGGTCGTAATCCTGGTGTTTCGTCTTTTCTATGTTCCGAACGATTTCCAGTCGGGTGAATATGGTTTCATGTACTCATTCCATCGCGCTTCCAACGAAGGTGAATGGAAAGCAATGCCGGTGAAATACAGAGATACCGGTAAGACCAATATGCACGAGTACTGCGGTGAGTGTCACGGTGATGAGGTTAAGGTTCGCAACGAAGACCTCCACGGCATTATCGCTTGTGAAAACTGCCATGGTCCAGCTTACAATCACCCGGAAGATCCGGAAAAGCTGGTGATTGATCGCAGTCGCGGGCTTTGTCTGCGTTGCCACACCGATCTGCCATATACCACCAGTGAACGAAAGCGGATCCCCGGCATTGACCCGAAAGAGCACAACGTTGATGAAGAATGTGTGAGCTGCCACAATCCGCACAATCCGCGATTGGAGGAGATGTAA